Proteins found in one Dryobates pubescens isolate bDryPub1 chromosome 1, bDryPub1.pri, whole genome shotgun sequence genomic segment:
- the DCUN1D4 gene encoding DCN1-like protein 4 isoform X3, translating to MYRKYDSTRIKAEEEVFSSKRCLEWFYEYAGTDDIVGPEGMEKFCEDIGVEPENVVMLVLAWKLDAQNMGYFTLQEWLKGMTSLQCDTTEKLRNSLDYLRSLLNEPTNFKLIYRYAFDFAREKDQRSLDINTAKCMLGLLLGKTWSLFPVFHQFLEQSKYKVINKDQWCNVLEFSRTINLDLSNYDEDGAWPVLLDEFVEWYKGKQMT from the exons atGTATAGAAAATATGATTCGACTAGAataaaagcagaggaagaagtcTTTTCAAGTAAGAGATGCTTAGAATGGTTCTATGAATATGCAG GCACTGATGACATTGTAGGGCCAGAAGGCATGGAGAAATTTTGTGAAGACATTGGAGTTGAACCTGAAAAT GTAGTTATGCTTGTACTAGCATGGAAGTTGGATGCACAGAACATGGGCTACTTTACATTACAAGAATGGTTGAAAGGAATGACATCATTACA ATGTGATACTACAGAAAAACTGAGAAATTCTCTGGATTACTTGAGATCTTTATTAAATGAGCCTACCAATTTTAAACTTATTTATAGATATGCATTTGACTTTGCACGG gaaaAGGATCAGCGCAGCCTAGATATCAATACTGCCAAGTGCATGTTGGGCCTTCTTCTAGGAAAAACATGGTCCCTTTTTCCAGTATTTCATCAGTTTCTAGAG CAATCCAAATACAAAGTTATCAACAAGGACCAATGGTGTAACGTTCTTGAATTCAGCAGAACAATTAACCTCGACCTCAGCAACTATGATGAAGATGGAGCCT GGCCAGTGTTGTTGGATGAGTTTGTGGAATGGTATAAAGGCAAGCAGATGACATAG
- the DCUN1D4 gene encoding DCN1-like protein 4 isoform X2, producing the protein MPPRKKRRPAAGDDLSAKKSRHDGMYRKYDSTRIKAEEEVFSSKRCLEWFYEYAGTDDIVGPEGMEKFCEDIGVEPENVVMLVLAWKLDAQNMGYFTLQEWLKGMTSLQCDTTEKLRNSLDYLRSLLNEPTNFKLIYRYAFDFAREKDQRSLDINTAKCMLGLLLGKTWSLFPVFHQFLEQSKYKVINKDQWCNVLEFSRTINLDLSNYDEDGAWPVLLDEFVEWYKGKQMT; encoded by the exons tatGTATAGAAAATATGATTCGACTAGAataaaagcagaggaagaagtcTTTTCAAGTAAGAGATGCTTAGAATGGTTCTATGAATATGCAG GCACTGATGACATTGTAGGGCCAGAAGGCATGGAGAAATTTTGTGAAGACATTGGAGTTGAACCTGAAAAT GTAGTTATGCTTGTACTAGCATGGAAGTTGGATGCACAGAACATGGGCTACTTTACATTACAAGAATGGTTGAAAGGAATGACATCATTACA ATGTGATACTACAGAAAAACTGAGAAATTCTCTGGATTACTTGAGATCTTTATTAAATGAGCCTACCAATTTTAAACTTATTTATAGATATGCATTTGACTTTGCACGG gaaaAGGATCAGCGCAGCCTAGATATCAATACTGCCAAGTGCATGTTGGGCCTTCTTCTAGGAAAAACATGGTCCCTTTTTCCAGTATTTCATCAGTTTCTAGAG CAATCCAAATACAAAGTTATCAACAAGGACCAATGGTGTAACGTTCTTGAATTCAGCAGAACAATTAACCTCGACCTCAGCAACTATGATGAAGATGGAGCCT GGCCAGTGTTGTTGGATGAGTTTGTGGAATGGTATAAAGGCAAGCAGATGACATAG